CCAGGTTGAGGCGCTCTACACTTTCCCGGTGCCGAAAGACGCCTCGGTGTCCAATTTCTCCATGTGGATCAACGGCAAGGAAATGGTCGGCGAAGTGGTGGAGAAGCAGAGGGCCCGGGAGATCTATGACAGCTACAAACGCGTGCGTCGCGACCCGGGCCTGCTGGAGCAGAAGGACTTCAAGACCTTTGAGATGCGGATCTTCCCGATCGGTCCGAAGGCTGACCAGAAGGTGCAGATCTGCTACTACCAGGAACTGGATTATGACCACGATTGGGCAACCTACGTATACCCGCTGGCCACGCAGACGCGCAAGGACATCAATTCGAAGACGACGGGCAGATTCTCGTTCGCCCTGCAGGCCAGGTCTCAGGTGCCCATTGTCGAGGTGGAAAGCCCCAGCCACGGAGACCAGATGGCCGTTGCCCGGCACGGCGAGACGCAGATTCAGGCGAGCCTGGAGACGAAGTCGGGCGACCTGAATCGTGACGTGGTGGTGGCGTGTCACGTGTCGCGCCCGCATACCGGCATCGACATGATCGCCTCTCGGCGACCCGGTGAGGACGGATACTTCTGCCTGACGTTGACTGCCGGGGAGGAACTGGCCAAGGAGACCTCGGGGATGGACTACGTGTTCATCATCGACAGCTCGGGAAGCATGGCTGACGACGGCAAGCTAGCGCTCTCCCGCAACTCGGTGGAAGCGTTCATTCGGTCGCTGGGCAAGGACGATCGATTCGAGATCATCACCTTCAACGTGTCGCCGCATTCCCTCTTCAAGTCCCTGACGACCACCGGCGAAGAGAGTACGGCGAAAGCATCGTCCTTTCTCGCTTCACAGGAGGCGAGGGGCGGCACGATGATGAAGCCTGCTCTGGAAGTTGCCTACAAGTACGCCGATCCCGCCCGTACGCTGAACGTGGTCATTTTCAGTGACGGAATGACCGAGCAGGCCGAGTCCCGCACGCTGCTGGAGATGATCAAATCGCGGCCGGGCAACGCCCGTGTGTTCTGCGTGGGGGTCGGCAACGAGGTCAACCGGCCGCTGCTGGAGCAGATGGCCGATGATTCGGGTGGGCTCGCCTCATTCCTGTCGCCTGGTGAC
This DNA window, taken from Phycisphaerae bacterium, encodes the following:
- a CDS encoding VIT and VWA domain-containing protein; translation: MNGSKHRRMGGSIAAGCMILMIQTAASGAGLLIADGGLGGVLEIREHNVQVTINNGIAVTEVTQVFRNTENRQVEALYTFPVPKDASVSNFSMWINGKEMVGEVVEKQRAREIYDSYKRVRRDPGLLEQKDFKTFEMRIFPIGPKADQKVQICYYQELDYDHDWATYVYPLATQTRKDINSKTTGRFSFALQARSQVPIVEVESPSHGDQMAVARHGETQIQASLETKSGDLNRDVVVACHVSRPHTGIDMIASRRPGEDGYFCLTLTAGEELAKETSGMDYVFIIDSSGSMADDGKLALSRNSVEAFIRSLGKDDRFEIITFNVSPHSLFKSLTTTGEESTAKASSFLASQEARGGTMMKPALEVAYKYADPARTLNVVIFSDGMTEQAESRTLLEMIKSRPGNARVFCVGVGNEVNRPLLEQMADDSGGLASFLSPGDNFERQAQSFRRKLTRPAATNIRVSIEGVETFDVEPPLVPNLFHGAPARMYGRYRGQGPGKAVVRAAVEGQEIVSSVDLKFPDAEDANPEIERMWAWHKVQRLLKEGDRAGSHAAVANEIVRLGEAYSIVTPYTSFLVLENDAEYQRWKIDRRNVLRSQRDRDSQQKLIADFEAIRNKAMTDLGPRDGGVEPLTMTPPTAPLGGQQMVSTGAPPPPPSGPGDISLRPRGGGPVGPLGVAGIAFLAVMEWRRRRRGAA